In Nocardia sp. NBC_00403, the DNA window TGGACCACGCGCGCATCTTCCGCACGGTGCTCGGGGTAACCGCCGGGTACCTGATTCTGCTCGGGCTGTGGCTGGGCTGGCTATTGCCGCACACCCCGCCCGGAACCGAGCCCTATCAGATCATCGCGCTCGTCGGCCTGTTCGGATCGTGCGTCGGCATCGGGATGATGCTGGCCGTGCGTCCGTCGCGGGCGGATCGGCGGCTGTGGCGGCACGGCCTGGAGGGCTGGGCGACGATCGAGGGAGCGCATGCGCTACGCCCCACCGATCACCACACCGAGCTCACCGAATTCGACCTGGAACTCACCGTGCCCGGTTCCGAAAGTTACCGGGGGACCATTGTTTTCGACGTGACACCGGCCGACAAGCCGCGGCTCGCGGTCGGCGAGACCATCTCGATCCGAGTCGATCCACAGAACCGGGACCGCATCATTCTGGTCCTGTGACTCATTCCGATACTGCGACAGCCACTTTCGCGTGCGCTCTCGGGTCGGCGAGCAGGTACTGCGCGGCGGCATAGGTGGACAGAATGACGCCCTCGGTGACGCGACGAGATCGCTCGCCGCGCGCGAAGAGACGGCGCAGCACGATCAACCCGTCGGAAACGGTGAACAGCAGCGCACCGACACCGAGTCGGCTGCGCGGGTCGGCACCGGGGACATTCACTCCGGCAACGGTTTTTGCGTGCGGTGCCACATCGGGATCGGAGGCGAGCACGGCCGCGGTCCCCAAGGTCGCGCCATAGGCCGCCAGCGGCGCGGCGACACCGGGCGCTTTGGCCCGCAGCAGCGCGCCCGCACCGAGCCAGGCAATAAGACGCGGCACGGCCACCGCGGCGTGCGGTCGCCCACCGCGCCGCCACCACAGTGCCGAATACCCGGTCTGCATCACCGCGAACGACGAAGCACCCGCGATCAGCCGACGATCGTTGTCCGGATCGATCAACAGGACGTCCCCGACCGTCGCGGCCCCCAGCGACCCGAGCAACAGGGCCCGGTCGGCGGGGTCCAGCTCCGCACCGTCGAGCGCGACGTCCGCCGCGAGCAGCGGCATCAGCAACGGTTTGGCGAGCCATTGGAGCTTCTCGCGCCCGGTGACAGCCCCGAAAACGGTGACCGCCGCCGCTACGAGGAAGCCTGCCCGGAACGGCCGCACACCCCACGACGGGCCCGGCGGCGGTAGCCGATCAGACACTGAAGCTCGGCTCGGTCGGAGCGGGCGGCAGCGTGACCACCTGGCCCGCGTAGCTCAGGCCGGCACCGAAGCCGAGCAGCAGGGCCGTCTGGCCGCCCTTGGCCTTACCGGTCACCAACATCTCTTCCATCGCGAGCGGGATCGACGCGGCGGAGGTGTTCCCGGTGTTCTCGATGTCGTTGGCCACCGGGATGTCGTCGGCGAGCCCGAGGTTCTTCTTCATCAGTTCATTGATGCGGGCGTTGGCCTGGTGCGGGATGAACACCTCGATGTCTTCCTTGGCGACACCGGACATCTCCAGTGCGGTGGACAGCGCACGCGGCAAAGTGACTGCCGCCCAACGGAATACCCGCGGGCCCTCCATCCGCAGCGACATCCGGCCGACCGGCTCGACAGCCGGGTCGGTGCCCTGCAAGGCCTGCGCCCGCTGCATGTACTCGAGAAAATCGACGTCCTGCGCGATCGCGGCCGCGTTCTCGCCGTCGCTGCCCCACACCGTCGGGGAGATGCCGTTCTCCTCGCTCGGACCGACCACCACAGCGCCCGCGCCGTCACCGAAGATCATCGCGGTGCCGCGGTCGGTCGGATCGAGTCCGACGGTCATCGTCTCGGCCCCGATCAGTAGCACGTAGTCGGCGGAACCAGCGCGGATCAGGTCGGCGGCGACACCGAGGCCGTAGCCGAAACCACCGCATCCGGAGGTCAGGTCGAAGGCCGCGATCCCGTTCATCCCCAGGTCGTTGGCGACCTTCGGGGCGCCGTGCGGGGTCAGCGTCAGCCAGCTGGAGGTAGCAAAGATCAAGGCGCCGATCTTCGAACGATCGATACCGCTGTTGACGATCGCGCGCTCGCCCGCTGCTGCGGCGATCGACTGCAGGGTCTCGTCACCGCTGATCCAGCGGCGATTGCGGACGCCGGTGCGCTCATAGATCCACTCGGGGGTCGAGTCGAGGACCTCGCACACCTCTTCATTGCTGACCACGCGTTGGGGGCGATAGGCACCGATTCCGAGCATCGCGACGTTCTCACGACTGTTGTTGACTGCAAGGCTCACCACAGGTAACCCACACGACCCTTCACTGTCTCCGACCGCCTCGCTGCGCTCGGCGTATGCGTTCCGTATATCGGGTCGCGGCGTTGCCTCGTTATCGGTCGCTCGTCGCTCCCAGCTCTGGTCCGAACCCGACCCGGGCCCGCAAACGCAGCTTAACCGAGGGCAAGATCCTTCAATCCGAGGATAGACCGGTACTCCAGCCCCTCGGCGGCGATGATCTGATCAGCCCCGGTTTCGCGGTCGACGACCGTCGCGACCCCGACCACCGTGGCACCGGCGTCGCGCAGCGCACGCACGGCGGTGAGCGGGGAGTTTCCGGTAGTGGTTGTGTCTTCGACAACCAGTACTCGCTTGCCGACGATGTCCGGGCCCTCGATCTGGCGCTGCATGCCGTGCGTCTTGGCGGCCTTGCGCACGACGAAGGCGTCGATCGGACGCCCCGGCGCATGCATCACGGCCAGCGCGACCGGGTCGGCGCCCATGGTCAGTCCGCCGACGGATTCGAAGTCCCAGTCGGCGACCAGCTCGCGCAGCAGCTTGCCGATCAGCGGTCCCGCGCTGTGGTGCAGGGTGGCGCGGCGCAGGTCGACGTAGTAGTCGGCCTCCTTGCCCGAAGACAAGGTCACGCGGCCGTGCACGACCGCCAGCTCGCGCACCAGCGCGGCCAACGTGTCGCGGTCGGACCCGGCGTCCTTGGTAACCGCGTCATTGCTTGTTGCCTGGTCGATCATGTCTGTGTTCCTTTCTCGCATGGGCGGGGCCCTCCGTGGTTACGCGTGCGCTGCCGCCTCCGGGCCTGACCGCCTATGCCTAAGTTCTTCCGCGTGCGTTGAACAGGCCGCGATTCATTCGGGCCGCCAGGGTTCGCGGGATCATTCCGGCGACGGTGGTGAGTGCTTTGTACTGCACGCCGGGCACGCTGAGCACCCGGTCCTTCTCCAGGTCACGCAGCGAACCGGCGACAACCTGATCGACACTCAGCCACAACGGTTTCGGCAGCGAAGACATCTCGATGCCGGCTCGCTCATGGAATTCGGTGCGCACGAAGCCCGGGCACAAGGCCTGGATCCGAACACCGGTTCCGGCCAGTCCGCCCGCCAACCCTTCGGTGAAGGATACGACGTAGGCCTTCGACGCCGAATACGTCGACCCGCGTCCCGGGATCAGACCGGCGACACTGGCCACGTTGACGATCGACCCCTTCGCCGCGGCGATCATCGGCGGCAGCGCGGCCCTGGTGAGCTGCAGCACTGCGGTGACATTGACATCCAACTGTGCCTGTAGCTGCTCCGGCGCCAACGTCCAGAACTCCCCGGAATGCGCGAATCCGGCGTTGTTGACCAGGAATTCGACACCCTCGGCCGCTCGCGCCGCGACCCGCTCACGATCCGCGGCAGCGGCCAGGTCGGCGGCGAGCACCTCCGAACGGGTAGCGAACTTCCGATCCAGTTCCGCCGCGAGCCCGGCAAGGCGCTGCTCGTCGCGGGCGACGAGCACCAGGTCGTAGCCGAGTGAGGCAAGTCGCACGGCGTACCCGTGCCCGATACCGGAGGTCGGTCCGGTGATCAATGCGACAGGACGGGTCGCGCCGGGCAGGCGCGCGGGAACAGGACTATCGGTCATGTCTGCGCAATCTGTGACAGCCGCTCACTGCGGTACAGGTCCCTGGTATGGGCGGAATCCCGGATGGAAGGGGCCACCGGGCTGCTCCGGTGCTTCATCGATCGGTGGCCATGCGTCGTCCGCCTCGGCGGTGACGTGCGGCGACTCGTCGTCGGCCGACCAGCGGTCCGCGCGTGGACGGGAACGAGCGTCGGGCACCACCGCGAGCGACGGCCTGCGCGGCGGGTCCTGGACGGCCGCCGCCGACGGTGCGCGCTGCTCGGGCTCCTCGTCCGGATCGTCGTAGGCGGCAGCGTTATAACTCGGCTTCTTGTATCCGGACTTGTCGAAGCCTGTTTGCTCGTACTCGGAATCGTCGTACTCGGAATCATCTTCCGGCGACGCCACCCGGCCGGCCCCGATCGGACCATCCTGCTCACCGCGCTCGTCGGGCTCGTCATGACGCGTGCGGGTGCGCGGATGCGGGCGGCCGGGGTCGTGGTCACCGGAGTCCATTCCCAGCACATCGCTGACCGGCGGCAACACGTGCAGCAGACCGGAAAGCCG includes these proteins:
- a CDS encoding DUF3592 domain-containing protein, with protein sequence MDHARIFRTVLGVTAGYLILLGLWLGWLLPHTPPGTEPYQIIALVGLFGSCVGIGMMLAVRPSRADRRLWRHGLEGWATIEGAHALRPTDHHTELTEFDLELTVPGSESYRGTIVFDVTPADKPRLAVGETISIRVDPQNRDRIILVL
- a CDS encoding lysoplasmalogenase; translation: MRPFRAGFLVAAAVTVFGAVTGREKLQWLAKPLLMPLLAADVALDGAELDPADRALLLGSLGAATVGDVLLIDPDNDRRLIAGASSFAVMQTGYSALWWRRGGRPHAAVAVPRLIAWLGAGALLRAKAPGVAAPLAAYGATLGTAAVLASDPDVAPHAKTVAGVNVPGADPRSRLGVGALLFTVSDGLIVLRRLFARGERSRRVTEGVILSTYAAAQYLLADPRAHAKVAVAVSE
- a CDS encoding beta-ketoacyl-ACP synthase 3, encoding MVSLAVNNSRENVAMLGIGAYRPQRVVSNEEVCEVLDSTPEWIYERTGVRNRRWISGDETLQSIAAAAGERAIVNSGIDRSKIGALIFATSSWLTLTPHGAPKVANDLGMNGIAAFDLTSGCGGFGYGLGVAADLIRAGSADYVLLIGAETMTVGLDPTDRGTAMIFGDGAGAVVVGPSEENGISPTVWGSDGENAAAIAQDVDFLEYMQRAQALQGTDPAVEPVGRMSLRMEGPRVFRWAAVTLPRALSTALEMSGVAKEDIEVFIPHQANARINELMKKNLGLADDIPVANDIENTGNTSAASIPLAMEEMLVTGKAKGGQTALLLGFGAGLSYAGQVVTLPPAPTEPSFSV
- the pyrE gene encoding orotate phosphoribosyltransferase, whose translation is MIDQATSNDAVTKDAGSDRDTLAALVRELAVVHGRVTLSSGKEADYYVDLRRATLHHSAGPLIGKLLRELVADWDFESVGGLTMGADPVALAVMHAPGRPIDAFVVRKAAKTHGMQRQIEGPDIVGKRVLVVEDTTTTGNSPLTAVRALRDAGATVVGVATVVDRETGADQIIAAEGLEYRSILGLKDLALG
- a CDS encoding SDR family NAD(P)-dependent oxidoreductase codes for the protein MTDSPVPARLPGATRPVALITGPTSGIGHGYAVRLASLGYDLVLVARDEQRLAGLAAELDRKFATRSEVLAADLAAAADRERVAARAAEGVEFLVNNAGFAHSGEFWTLAPEQLQAQLDVNVTAVLQLTRAALPPMIAAAKGSIVNVASVAGLIPGRGSTYSASKAYVVSFTEGLAGGLAGTGVRIQALCPGFVRTEFHERAGIEMSSLPKPLWLSVDQVVAGSLRDLEKDRVLSVPGVQYKALTTVAGMIPRTLAARMNRGLFNARGRT